One Rhipicephalus microplus isolate Deutch F79 chromosome 4, USDA_Rmic, whole genome shotgun sequence genomic window carries:
- the LOC142814313 gene encoding uncharacterized protein LOC142814313: MAHTIKVRMKVRWIRGRPSVKRSTRYRKMRHRWPLRCWRRTVLCSMRIMTTMGSDSDGASSLCSRTLTSPQPAIPGDRSERQRDLQDIDDGGDYSGDCAATVYDPCGANHFISDDDNTDFGSCDDTTDPTTMGTQHDTVDSVTRGVFLSECNSEVCDVADGIDSEGPFNGNLSTDADTNRTQLGDLFQEVLNEKIVVSKGEMLLMIFKHAIKSNLSFTAMVSLIEMVNMFFERPVLPHSRYQLGKLFSEHGTEMSFHFICGKCSTVHEVAQSYAQSSHCQKCGWALASSVNSESFFVLLDVPSQLRKVLKNCSFLDLTKPLSQSSNLSDICDGELYRKFVSATVDEGHRISFTLNADGTPLFSSSNTSIWPIQLLVNEVPIMQRGDKLVLAALWFGKKKPDMSIFLDVFVEKMEGLAQNGFVLDHEGQPKLFKAYCICCAVDSVARAPMQGVMQFNAYYGCNWCLQKGERIAGTTRYPVEKNEPPERSEQEIMEDAETALQQDHSERGVKTVSPLLNLPHFDIVWGFVPDYMHSILLGVARQFLEMWMADAQCDFYIGKHQRTIDERLTALAPPREVRRLPRATKERKWWKAKEFENWVLFYSLPVLQGILNKSCISHWACLVEVLHILLSRNISLSHFQRAEELLLEFHVMAEAIYGKKCMTFNLHQLVHIAKSVKHWGPLWAHSAFPFEAGNGALKSMVKAANGVPHQICRAHQVEDLIDKLSSITTDRRVLDYCMSLDKRATQKTVVAEDIRLFGRGVPYRSDASTDLVQYTRMLMKGTVYTSHNYSSKKKTNSSVVRLADQSYAVIETILMKQGEVYIAARRLHCSAVKYSTLVMEHLVKVQREAATTTLVSASEIFSVCAHMQVGPNIFISPVPSSFTM; this comes from the exons ATGGCTCACACAATAAAAGTTCGGATGAAGGTCCGCTGGATTCGCGGCCGCCCGTCGGTCAAGCGGAGTACACGGTACCGCAAAATGCGACATCGATGGCCGCTGCGGTGTTGGCGGCGGACAGTGCTGTGCAGCATGCGAATAATGACGACGATGGGCAGCGATTCCGATGGAGCGAGCAGCCTATGTTCTAGAACGCTG acATCTCCGCAGCCAGCCATTCCGGGTGATCGAAGTGAACGACAGAGAGATCTGCAAGATATAGATGATGGAGGTGATTACAGTGGAGACTGTGCCGCCACTGTGTATGATCCATGTGGTGCAAATCATTTCATCAGTGATGATGACAACACAGATTTTGGCAGTTGTGATGACACAACTGACCCTACAACAATG GGCACTCAACATGATACTGTGGACAGCGTGACTCGGGGCGTGTTTCTATCTGAATGTAACAGTGAAGTGTGTGATGTGGCTGATGGCATAGACAGTGAGGGACCTTTCAATGGAAACTTGTCAACCGATGCCGACACAAACAGGACACAACTTGGAGATTTGTTTCAGGAGGTCCTGAATGAAAAGATTGTCGTTTCAAAAGGCGAGATGCTTTTGATGATATTTAAACATGCCATAAAAAGTAATTTGTCTTTTACAGCAATGGTGAGTTTGATTGAAATGGTCAACATGTTTTTTGAACGACCTGTTCTGCCACATTCACGATACCAGCTTGGCAAGCTTTTTTCAGAGCATGGCACCGAGATGagttttcatttcatttgtgGTAAATGTTCGACAGTGCACGAGGTCGCACAATCCTATGCTCAGTCGAGTCATTGTCAAAAATGTGGCTGGGCTCTAGCTTCCTCAGTAAACAGCGAATCATTTTTTGTCCTATTGGATGTCCCCTCTCAACTTCGAAAGGTTTTAAAGAATTGCAGCTTTCTTGACCTGACAAAGCCCTTAAGTCAAAGCAGTAACCTTTCTGATATTTGTGATGGAGAATTATATCGCAAATTTGTTTCTGCTACAGTAGACGAAGGGCACAGGATTAGCTTTACATTAAATGCAGATGGCACACCACTATTTTCATCCAGCAACACTTCAATTTGGCCTATACAGCTACTGGTGAATGAGGTGCCCATTATGCAAAGAGGGGACAAACTTGTGTTGGCTGCTCTTTGGTTTGGAAAGAAAAAGCCAGATATGAGCATTTTTCTTGATGTGTTTGTAGAGAAAATGGAAGGTTTGGCACAGAATGGCTTTGTTCTTGATCATGAAGGACAGCCGAAGCTGTTCAAGGCTTATTGCATTTGCTGTGCAGTTGATTCAGTGGCAAGAGCCCCCATGCAAGGGGTCATGCAATTTAATGCATACTATGGGTGTAACTGGTGTCTGCAAAAGGGGGAACGCATTGCAGGCACTACCAGGTACCCAGTAGAGAAGAATGAGCCACCAGAGCGTTCTGAACAAGAAATTATGGAAGATGCAGAAACTGCATTGCAACAGGATCATTCTGAAAGAGGAGTGAAGACAGTTTCTCCACTTCTAAACTTGCCACATTTTGATATAGTCTGGGGTTTTGTCCCCGATTATATGCATAGTATTTTGTTGGGAGTGGCGAGGCAGTTTTTAGAGATGTGGATGGCTGATGCACAGTGTGATTTCTATATTGGGAAGCATCAAAGAACGATTGATGAAAGGCTGACAGCACTGGCTCCTCCTAGAGAAGTGCGCCGGTTGCCAAgagcaacaaaagaaagaaagtggtgGAAGGCCAAGGAGTTTGAGAATTGGGTGCTCTTCTACAGCCTGCCAGTGCTGCAAGGAATTTTGAATAAATCTTGCATCAGTCACTGGGcttgccttgttgaggtgcttcACATTCTGCTGTCACGTAACATAAGTTTGTCACACTTTCAGCGAGCAGAAGAACTCCTTTTGGAGTTTCACGTCATGGCAGAAGCCATATATGGGAAAAAATGCATGACATTTAACCTACATCAACTTGTGCACATTGCAAAAAGTGTCAAGCACTGGGGCCCACTGTGGGCGCATTCGGCATTCCCGTTTGAAGCTGGCAATGGCGCATTAAAGTCCATGGTAAAAGCTGCAAATGGCGTACCACACCAAATTTGTAGAGCACATCAAGTTGAGGACTTGATCGACAAGCTATCAAGCATAACAACAGACAGGAGAGTGCTTGACTACTGTATGTCGCTCGACAAAAGAGCCACACAGAAGACAGTTGTTGCTGAAGACATTCGCCTTTTTGGTAGGGGTGTCCCATACAGAAGTGATGCTTCTACAGATCTTGTGCAGTACACCCGTATGCTTATGAAAGGGACAGTATACACGAGCCATAactactcgtcaaaaaaaaagacTAACAGTTCTGTCGTACGCCTTGCTGACCAATCATATGCGGTTATAGAAACAATTCTTATGAAACAAGGCGAAGTGTACATTGCAGCCAGGCGCCTCCACTGCTCAGCAGTAAAATATAGCACCTTAGTGATGGAACATTTGGTGAAGGTTCAAAGAGAAGCAGCAACAACAACTCTTGTATCAGCATCAGAAATTTTCAGTGTTTGTGCACACATGCAAGTAGGCCCGAACATATTCATTTCACCCGTGCCTAGCTCGTTCACAATGTAA
- the LOC142814314 gene encoding uncharacterized protein LOC142814314: MITHAYVRYQDDKHLAIVPVEDIKNFNPNEDYSTAFFMVKWTDSTGTCAYYRARILRVGESEQDLKEIVSRKRVRVRPLIEDSDQASDGDSNVAPSKEQDKPSESRERLLKILQKKKKAVKVSPSQEAELNELQKKVAEMQKKIDAQNEELVELRGLNRDLQKELLVKIREGSSRYKSAEPTAQSHSPGTPLPHSMDITLPAVSSTPSPPSSPTRECPHSPLKAQAGASGGSLVDIGQGLRIPLETWRRVQARDKDSLFIKDLLVTIWDPAQLQGRSLQGKHCPRFPNRPRKDPLTPWKVSVMRTCYKRRLEKQGFPDSAVQTLMKRMNHYVGEKIADIDKMAKRVQRD, translated from the exons ATGATTACTCACGCTTACGTTCGATACCAGGACGACAAACATTTGGCAATCGTGCCAGTGGAAGACATAAAAAATTTCAATCCGAATGAGGATTATTCGACAGCCTTCTTTATGGTCAAATGGACCGATTCCACCGGCACATGTGCCTACTACCGCGCAAGAATTTTGCGGGTTGGAG AGTCGGAACAAGACTTGAAGGAAATTGTGTCCCGAAAAAGGGTGCGGGTGAGGCCCCTAATTGAAGATTCTGATCAAGCCAGCGATGGCGACAGCAATGTTGCACCATCGAAG GAACAAGACAAGCCCTCCGAGAGTAGGGAGCGGCTTTTAAAAattctacaaaaaaagaaaaaagctgtgAAGGTCTCACCCTCACAGGAGGCTGAGCTGAATGAGCTCCAAAAAAAAGTtgcagaaatgcaaaaaaaaatagatgcTCAGAACGAGGAACTCGTAGAGCTTCGAGGGCTGAACAGAGATCTCCAAAAGGAGCTCCTAGTCAAGATCAGAGAAG GCTCCAGTAGATACAAAAGTGCAGAGCCTACTGCTCAGTCCCACAGCCCTGGCACCCCTCTGCCACACAGCATGGACATCACTCTTCCAGCAGTTAGCAGCACACCATCCCCCCCTTCATCACCCACCAGAGAGTGCCCACATTCTCCCTTGAAGGCGCAAGCTGGTGCATCAGGCGGTAGCTTG GTTGACATTGGACAAGGGCTGCGAATTCCGCTGGAAACATGGCGTCGTGTGCAGGCTCGGGACAAAGATTCTTTGTTCATTAAGGATCTGCTGGTGACAATCTGGGATCCAGCTCAGCTACAAGGACGATCATTGCAAG GCAAGCATTGTCCTCGTTTCCCAAATCGGCCGAGAAAGGATCCATTGACACCATGGAAGGTGTCTGTCATGCGAA CCTGCTACAAGCGTCGCTTGGAAAAGCAAGGTTTCCCAGACAGTGCGGTCCAAACGCTCATGAAGCGAATGAACCATTATGTTGGAGAGAAAATCGCAGACATCGACAAGATGGCAAAGAG GGTGCAGCGTGACTAA